The sequence below is a genomic window from Pseudomonas cremoricolorata.
ACTGCGGCCCTGGCCAACCGCCTCGACGCAGCGCTGACCGATGCACGCCTCGGCGTGCGCAAGGCCGGTGCCGCCGAGAAGGTAGTGGTCGACCTGTCGGCGCCGAACCTGGCCAAGGAAATGCACGTCGGCCACCTGCGCTCGACCATCATCGGCGACAGCGTGGCGCGGATTCTGGAGTTTCTCGGTGACGAGGTGATCCGGCAGAACCACGTCGGCGACTGGGGCACCCAGTTCGGCATGCTGCTGGCCTATCTGGAAGAAAACCCCATCACCAGCGACGAGCTGTCCGACCTGGAAAACTTCTACCGCGCGGCGAAGAAGCGCTTCGACGAATCCGAAGCCTTCGCCACCCGCGCGCGCAGCCTGGTGGTCAAGCTGCAGGCCGGCGATCCGGAGTGCATGGCGCTGTGGACCCGCTTCAAGGACATCTCGCTGTCGCACTGCCAGAAGACCTACGAACAGCTCAACGTCAAGTTGAGCATGGCCGACGTGATGGGCGAAAGCGCCTACAACGATGACCTGGCCAACGTCGTCAGCGACCTCAAGCACAGCGGCCTGCTGGTCGAGAACCAGGGCGCGCAGTGCGTGTTCCTGGAAGAGTTCAAGAATGCCGAAGGCGACCCGTTGCCGGTGATCGTGCAGAAGGCCGACGGTGGTTACCTGTACGCCACCACCGACCTTGCCGCCGTGCGCTACCGCAGCAACGTGCTCAAGGCCGACCGTGCGCTGTACTTCGTCGACCAGCGTCAGGCGCTGCACTTCAACCAGGTGTTCGAAGTGGCCCGCCGCGCTGGTTTCGTCGGTCACCCGATGCGCATGGAGCACATGGGCTTCGGCACCATGAACGGCGCCGATGGCCGACCGTTCAAGACCCGCGACGGCGGCACGGTCAAGCTGATCGACCTGCTCACCGAAGCCAAGGAACGTGCCTACACGCTGGTCAAGGAAAAGAACGCAGGCCTCGGTGAAGAGGAACTGCGCCGTATCGGCGAAGTGGTGGGCATCGGTGCGGTGAAATACGCCGACCTGTCCAAGCACCGCACCAGCGACTACAGCTTCAACTTCGAGCTGATGCTCAACTTCGACGGCAACACCGCGCCCTACCTGCTGTATGCCTACACCCGGGTTGCCAGCGTGTTCCGCAAGCTGGGCAAAGGCTTCGAACAGGTCGAGGGCAGTATCGTGCTGCAGGCGGCCCACGAGCAGGAGCTGGCCGCGCGCCTGGCGCAGTTCGGCGAAGTGCTGAACAGCGTCGCGGAAAAAGGCACGCCCCATGTGCTGTGCAGCTACCTCTACGACATCGCCGGGCTGTTCTCCAGCTTCTACGAGAACTGCCCGATTCTTGCCGCCGAAACGCCCGAGCTGCAGCAGAGCCGTCTGCGCCTGGCCGCGCTGACCGGCCGCACTCTCAAACAGGGCCTGGAACTGCTTGGCCTGGAAACCCTGGAGCGCATGTAACTTGGCCGCCAAGAAAAAACCTGCCCCCAAGCGCGGCGCCAGCCGCCAGCAAGCCCCCAGCAAGAAGCCGATCCCGGGGTGGATCTGGCTGGCCGTGGGCCTCACCGTGGGCGCCTTCGTGGTGTTTCTGATGAAGCTTGAACCGGGGTCGGGCGACATCCAGCGCGCCAAGCCCGAGAAACAGGCGCCGGGCAAAGTCGCACAGGACAACAAGACCGCGCCCTCGCCGCAGCAGCCGGTCAAGCCCAAATACGACTTCTACACCCTGCTACCGGAATCGGAAGTCATCGTGCCGCCTGAAGCGGTACCGGAAAAAACCCCGCCAGTGCCTGCGCAGCCCGTCACCCCAGTGACCCCGGCCGAAGCGGCGAAAATCGACACCGCCCGCGCCCAGGCCGCGCTGCTCGGCCAGACCCCACCCCCCGCCCCGCCGGTGATCAAACCTGCGGCCACCACACAGTTCTTCCTGCAGGCCGGCTCGTTCCGCAAGCAGGCTGACGCCGACAAGGTCCGCGCGCAGATCATCCTGCTCGGGCAGACGGTCAAGGTCGAGTCGGGCACGGTGAAAGAGGAAACCTGGTACCGCGTGCTGGTCGGTCCGTTCAGCAACCGCGAACAGCTGACCGTGGCGCAGAAGCAACTGGCCGGGGCAGGCTTCAGCAACCTGCTGTTGCAACAGCGACAAACCCGCCAGTAACGAAAAAGGCCTTGCCAGCACAGCTGACAAGGCCTTTTTTCTGCCTCAGCGGCGGCTGGCGTTGACCTCGGAGATTTGCCGGTTGAGGGTCCAGAAGTCGTACAGCACACCCAGCAGGAACAGCCCGCCGGTGCACAGGTAGATCAGGGCGGAAATCCACTTGCCTTGGTACAACCGGTGCAGGCCGAACACACCGAGGAAGGTCAGCAGAATCCACGCCAGGTTGTAGTCCACCCGCCCTGGCTGGAAGCGCGCATCGGCCTCGCGGTCCATGGCCGGAATCAGGAACAGGTCGATCAGCCAGCCGATGCCCAGCAGGCCCAGGGTGAAGAACCAGATCGTGCCGGTGATCGGCTTGCCGTAGTAGAACCGGTGCGAGCCGGTAAAGCCGAAAATCCACAGCAGATACCCCAGCACCTTGCTGTGGGTGTCGTGCAACGGCTGACTTTGTCCATAACCATTCATTGCGTAAACCTCGCCGCTTATACGAAAAATTTTCTAAAAAAAGTTGTGACTTTTTTCAGGATGGCCGACGGGCGGTAGCCGTGCAATCGACCAACGGATCAGGAGTTGATCAAAAAGCTGTTATAAAGTTGCGCGCCAAACACACAACTTTCATAAGAGCTTCATCTATGCCACCTCTGTTCAAGACATGGCTGACCCTCTGTCTATTATTGCCACTGGCCGCCCACGCCACCAATCGTGAGCAACGTCTTCCCAACGGCTTCACTGGCCAGACCGTGCACAGCGCCTCGGTCAAGCGTCCACAAGTCAAACAGGTCAATGTGCTGCGCGCCGTTCCGGTCAGCCGCAAAGCACATACCCTGACCACCGCCGCAGCGCCGGCCAAGCAGAGCAACGCCGTGCTCAGCCGTGCCGTGAACGTGCTCGGTACACCCTATCGTTGGGGCGGCAGCAGCCCGAAAAAAGGCTTCGATTGCAGCGGTCTGGTGCAGTACGCCTTCAATGACGTCGCCAATGTCGACCTGCCGCGCACCTCCAGCGCAATGGCCGCCGGCCACGGCGTCAAGGTTGCCAAGGCTGACCTGAAGCCGGGCGACCTGATCTTCTTCAACATCAAGAGCCGCCGCGTCAACCACGTGGCCATCTACCTGGGCAACGATCGCTTCATCCACGCGCCACGGCGTGGCAAGAACGTCAGCATCGACACCCTGAAAAAACCGTACTGGCAGCAGCATTACGTGGTCGCCAAACGCGTGCTGCCCAAAGAGCCGCTCAATGCGCAAGACCTAAAGATCGCCAAGCGCTGAGGCACTCGCCCCTGCATTGACTGGAAAAACAAAACGGCCCGCATCTGCGGGCCGTTTTTCGTTGCCTCAGAAGGCAGTGTTCACCGTCAGCGACAGGCTGCGCGGGTCGCCGTAGATGGCGCCGGCGTAGAAGCCGTAGCGGGTGTAATAGTGCTTGTCGAACAGGTTGTTGGCGTTGAGGGTGACGCTGGTGTCGTCGGTCACCTGGTACTTGGCGAGCGCGTTCCAGATCGCATAACCCGACCAGTTCACATCGCTCGGGCCGGTGCTGATGCCATTGCTCGGCTGACCGGCAGGCGAAGACACGGCGCGAATATTGGTTTGCGCGGTGACGCCGGCGCCCAGGGTCAGGCGATCCAACGCGCCGGACAGGCGATAGGTGGTCGAGGCCTTGAACAGGTGCGACGGGTCTTGCCGGCCATCGCTGTCGACGCGACGGAAGTGCAGGTAGGTGTAGCCGGCGTAGACGTTCCAGTCCGGGGTCAGTGCGCCGGCCAGCTCCAGGTCGATGCCGTCGGTTTCCTGGCCAGTGCCGGCTTTATAGGCCGAGTTGCCGGTCGGCGTGGTGAGGTCGCCGTCGAGCACAGCCTTGTTGTCCTGCTTAGTGCGGAAGTACGCCGCCGAAGCATTCAGCCGACCATCGAACCACTCACCCTTGATACCGGTTTCATAGCTCTGGCCACGGATCGGCTCGACCGTGCCGCCACTGACGGTCTGCTGGGTCTGCGGAGTGAAGATGTCGGTGTAGCTGGCGTACAGCGAGTAGTTG
It includes:
- the argS gene encoding arginine--tRNA ligase — its product is MKDTIRQLVQQALTQLVTDGVLPEGLSPAIQVENARDKTHGDFASNIAMMLAKPAGMKPRDLAEKLIQALPASDDISKVEIAGPGFLNFFQNTAALANRLDAALTDARLGVRKAGAAEKVVVDLSAPNLAKEMHVGHLRSTIIGDSVARILEFLGDEVIRQNHVGDWGTQFGMLLAYLEENPITSDELSDLENFYRAAKKRFDESEAFATRARSLVVKLQAGDPECMALWTRFKDISLSHCQKTYEQLNVKLSMADVMGESAYNDDLANVVSDLKHSGLLVENQGAQCVFLEEFKNAEGDPLPVIVQKADGGYLYATTDLAAVRYRSNVLKADRALYFVDQRQALHFNQVFEVARRAGFVGHPMRMEHMGFGTMNGADGRPFKTRDGGTVKLIDLLTEAKERAYTLVKEKNAGLGEEELRRIGEVVGIGAVKYADLSKHRTSDYSFNFELMLNFDGNTAPYLLYAYTRVASVFRKLGKGFEQVEGSIVLQAAHEQELAARLAQFGEVLNSVAEKGTPHVLCSYLYDIAGLFSSFYENCPILAAETPELQQSRLRLAALTGRTLKQGLELLGLETLERM
- a CDS encoding SPOR domain-containing protein, with translation MAAKKKPAPKRGASRQQAPSKKPIPGWIWLAVGLTVGAFVVFLMKLEPGSGDIQRAKPEKQAPGKVAQDNKTAPSPQQPVKPKYDFYTLLPESEVIVPPEAVPEKTPPVPAQPVTPVTPAEAAKIDTARAQAALLGQTPPPAPPVIKPAATTQFFLQAGSFRKQADADKVRAQIILLGQTVKVESGTVKEETWYRVLVGPFSNREQLTVAQKQLAGAGFSNLLLQQRQTRQ
- a CDS encoding NINE protein, translating into MNGYGQSQPLHDTHSKVLGYLLWIFGFTGSHRFYYGKPITGTIWFFTLGLLGIGWLIDLFLIPAMDREADARFQPGRVDYNLAWILLTFLGVFGLHRLYQGKWISALIYLCTGGLFLLGVLYDFWTLNRQISEVNASRR
- a CDS encoding C40 family peptidase; this translates as MPPLFKTWLTLCLLLPLAAHATNREQRLPNGFTGQTVHSASVKRPQVKQVNVLRAVPVSRKAHTLTTAAAPAKQSNAVLSRAVNVLGTPYRWGGSSPKKGFDCSGLVQYAFNDVANVDLPRTSSAMAAGHGVKVAKADLKPGDLIFFNIKSRRVNHVAIYLGNDRFIHAPRRGKNVSIDTLKKPYWQQHYVVAKRVLPKEPLNAQDLKIAKR